Below is a window of Camelina sativa cultivar DH55 chromosome 11, Cs, whole genome shotgun sequence DNA.
cattttattCAGCCAGGAAAATAAAAACTGGAATGGAGATGTATGTGAATTACAAACTCAGATTGAAGATACCCTTCTTTCTATCTCTCTTTATGCATTTTTGCACATGAAGATCTTATTAAGGTTTTTTCTTTGCGGCGAAAAGCTTCATAGATTAATGATCTGATGAGAATGAGATGAGGCTTGTCTCCAAAGAGAGTCAGTCTAATACCAAGTTGCTTACATAGAAAGCTAGTTAATACGGATATTATCACAAGAAGAATCAATTACATCCAAAAACGTTAAACGTATCCCTAAAGTAAGAAAATTTATCTAACTCGTGGGAAAAGGCTTGCCAATCTGACATGTAGCATTTTCAGCATCTCAGAGCAGTCTGATTGAAACACCATCGAAATGAGCTCTTTGAACAAGAGTACAAGACACATTTTTCTTTGGGATGTGAATGTTCTAGTTCTAGGCCTTGATGTCTCTTTGAGATGACACTACCTATCGACCTGATGGTGCAAATACTAGGTGCAAGGATCTCCCGATTGTTTTCGGGCTCTTTACCGGGATAATCTCGTCGTCATATCCATCCAGCCCGGGTACAAATCTCCGCTCATGAAGTGTCGATTCCACGTGAAAATCATCAATTGTTGtatcaaaacatttatatttggGCTAAGTGGGTGGATAAGAAAGAAGTGTAGCCTATTAGCATAACCTCCATTTCAATAAGGCCTAAACTCTCGACCCATACTCATGTACGACCATATGGTAATATCCTCAGTTGCAAGATGAAATGGTACCAATTCACCAAGTAGATTTTGGCCCAACCTATACATAGTCGAACTTTTAAATAATTCaactattaacaaaattaaataggCTGAAAACAAGTACACATTTCAACTATTTTTGTTCACTATTTAGTATTTTAACATACGCCAAATGAAACAGTTTggaccatttgtttttttcatttcctACATCAAAATGTATATTCCTTTGTTGTCGCTAGactctaattattattatcgCAATAAATTTTCTTGTCATAGTTGTCCAAAATaattattgcaaaaaaaaatatattgcaacaaaacaaaaaaaatgatttcaagTCGCAATATCGGataatttctgattttgatgtttataagaaaatatatcgGATAAATATGGCTGTAGACATTTGTTGTTACTCGTTAGCATGAACATGTTGGTTttaataatcaacaaaaatattaatctgttttttcttctttctaaaaatACATACATGTTAACAGCTACATGCATTCTGGTCCCTGAAACTTAAATAAAATGACCAAAACACCCTTCGGTTGCCAAGTAAAAAAAGACTTAGGACCGAGGACGAAGAGCGTCAAAAGTCAGGCCGTGAGATATCCTCGCAGCAGGAGCCCAAGCATTGACCGGCAACGACCCTCGGTGGTGCGCTGACGTTGCAGCCTGaggtggttgtggtggtggagGGACCGACACGTGTTCGCACGAAGGGCACATGGTCAACGTGGTTGGTGGGCTCATGTGCATGTAGAACTGAGGAGAGAGCTTAAGTGCCCTTAACTCCGTTACTTCTTTCTGTAGCCTACGGTTCTCTTCCGTTAGATTCTCGCAGCATCGCCGTAAAAACTCACAGTCAACCTCCGTCTGCTTAAGCTTTGTTCTGTTATTATTTACCAAAACACCCATATTAGCAAATCGATAAATCAGGGGCAAATCGGGAAACAGagatgtgttttatttttttgggtttatcttACCTAGCTCGTCTGTTCTGAAACCAAACTTCCACTTGTCTAGCTCTTAATCCTAGTTGCTTAGCCAATGCTTGCTTCTGCTTCTGTAaacaaaaaagttgaaaacaaccTTGGATCAGTCGAAATTTACGAAAATGccattaacaaattaatatctGCATTTATTATGAGTTACCAAAACcaatactactactagtagaaatgttttttttttttctcgtcaaCAAGTAATAATAGTCTCGTTGAATACAATGATGTGAATTTATTTTACCGGATTGAGAGTACTGTGATCTTTGAAGGTTTCTTCGAGAATAGCAGATTGATCTTTGGAGAGTCTAAGTTTTTTCCTGGAGTTATCGCCGTCTTCATCGTCACTGATTCCTCCTCTTGAGCCTTGTGGatctgtatcttcttctctctcgcttCTTTTTCCGGTAGAGCTTGAGACTGTGCTGTTAGGTGAAGATACACCGGCGTCTTCGTCTCCGTATTCGGCCGTCGAGGGTGGTCTGTTCACGTCGATTCCACGGATGaaggttcttgtttctttttgagaTGAATCTGAGTTTGGAACTGCATGCATAACATTAgcaagaaagaattaaaaaagtGAGACTTTGCTGAGTTTTTCCtggaaaatgaatattttttctcCGGGAGAAttagaaaaaacagagaaagatatGAAGTATATACCTGAAGAAGTAAAACTCTCGTTCCAGGAGGATCTACGGGGTaatccaaaagaagaagaagaaggagtaaCAGAAACAACAGAGGGATTTGAGTTGAGATTCatctgtttcttttgataattcaAGCCTAAGCTTAAACCCAAGTCGTCTTTCTccaacatcatcttctttttctcaagaacaacaacaagaaagacTCTGTTTTTGCAATAAAGTTTcctgcttttttttcttttgagagagagagagagagagagatgaatggGCAAGTataaggaagaaggagaagagttaATATAgagaggtagagagagagaatatatttttttaaattttatttttccaatcaTGAGTGTGTGACTTAGCTGAGTCAATTAATTATTGATACTTTGGTtcaatgaaataattttatgatctttttgtttcaaaatataagatcttctttatgtttcaaaatataagatgttttagaaaagtttttttgtttcataatataagatgtttcaagtttctatacaacttttagattactttagtattttatattatgcagtattgtttctgattggttgaacttgttaaaagtttaaactttttaatcagtgtgttttagttaaaatatcctatattttaaaacggagggagtaattcAGAAACTTTGCTTCTTTGTCCCCCTCTTAAACTCTCTCAACCtaatcaaatctaaaaaaaatagttgtatgataaaataataattatagtcACACCATTAATGATTAATGTTGATATTAATGTATAACATCAAAATTTCTCAGTCAAAGATgatttcaaagttcaaactatcATTAATAGTTCATTTTGTAGGATATATTCATATGACTTTTAGTCGACATCTTCCTCTTTAGTCTTaactaacaaacaaattatgactagaacaaaatctaacaatcattattttattttgatttggtttacaTTGTTTTCAATTGCTTGCATGTAGTATtacttttcgttttctttttcaatcaaATGGTCTGGTTTATAACGTGACTAGATTGTTGGGTCATGAGAAGATATGAACTAGTCAAACAAAACTTGCAAATCCTCTTTGAAATGTATTAACATTGGACATTTCATATTCTTTCCACTATACTATCTACacccaaacaaaattatatacctTATAAATTACCATG
It encodes the following:
- the LOC104723423 gene encoding homeobox-leucine zipper protein HAT4 — encoded protein: MMLEKDDLGLSLGLNYQKKQMNLNSNPSVVSVTPSSSSFGLPRRSSWNESFTSSVPNSDSSQKETRTFIRGIDVNRPPSTAEYGDEDAGVSSPNSTVSSSTGKRSEREEDTDPQGSRGGISDDEDGDNSRKKLRLSKDQSAILEETFKDHSTLNPKQKQALAKQLGLRARQVEVWFQNRRARTKLKQTEVDCEFLRRCCENLTEENRRLQKEVTELRALKLSPQFYMHMSPPTTLTMCPSCEHVSVPPPPQPPQAATSAHHRGSLPVNAWAPAARISHGLTFDALRPRS